Below is a genomic region from Camelus dromedarius isolate mCamDro1 chromosome 25, mCamDro1.pat, whole genome shotgun sequence.
CACAGCCTAACAGGAAGGGAAATTCCCTTATTTTTGACTATGAACGTTCCTAAAACAATAAGGCACAtgcataaaatttatttatttttttgtttttttaaagttctgcaaGAATACTGACTAATCTGAAACAGTGAGGCAGGGAGAGGACCAGGagcaggcctgggggcaggagacTGATCAAAGGGAATTTGAATCGTACCTATAACTGttcaatttattttccattttcacctctaactttttaaataaaaaaggatgACATAATGTTGGAGAAAACTATATTTAAAGATCATATTACTTTTACTTATgacaacataaaatatttttgctctcACTTAAACATTAATATATAACAAAACATTATACAATGtaccaatattttgtaataatataTTTAGTAAGAGCAATGTGATTTAATGtgtttctttagttttaaaatctTGCTCCAatactttatatatagtgactaggGGCTCTGGGTCAAAGTTCAAATATTTGGTTTTCATGCCTGACCTGGATGAAAAAAGGTGCTCTGGGTCAAACTGTTTCAGATGTGTCTTCTAATTTCGAATCAGGCGTCCAGGTCAAGGGCATGTCTCTTCAAAgtagttttgcagttgattttatcagatgttttatttatatatatataaatataaatataaaaaatatatgttttattcatatatatatatatatgagaatatagaaatatatacacattttatatttttaaaattttgtattgtgAACTACACCAAACATACAAAATAGTGTAGAGAAATAACAATATGAAAACCCGTGCAAAGATCAGAACATTAGCAGAAACTCAGAAGCGTCCTGATCATacatccccttcctcccccagcaggggaaccagctcagggccaggggtggggggtgtctctCACTCCCTTACTTTTCTTTCTAGTTCTACCACCTTTGTGTGTATATCCCTGAACAAGCtgcctgttttctatttcatctaCATGAACTCTCACTCATGCATTTTCTGTGGCTTGCGTCCCCACCCCGTATTGCTcaatattatgatttttatttattggtttgcttgcttttttgcagtaaaatatacataacataaaatggaccatttaatccatttttaagcatacaatTCACTGACATTAAGTAATATATTCATACTGTTGTGCAAGACCATGTTTTTAAGACTCAgccattcaataaaaatatatttaaaaaaaagactcagcCATATTATCGTACATGGCTGCACGCAGGTCATTCATCTTTATTCCTTTAAAGCAATACACTGGGTGAATACTCTGTTAGGTGAATCTACTATCATTTATTAGTCCATCTACCATTTATGGACctatgggttctttttttttttttcctttcttttcttttgctattacaaatagtcTGGCTTAAACATTCTTGCCTTCATCTCCTGGGGCACATGTGAaagaattctctctcttttttttaatttactttatttttaaaaaattgttgagggagataattaggtttccttacttatttatttttagaggggatactggggattgaacccaggaccttatgtatgctaagcgtgcactctaccagttgagctatccTCTCCCTGCATGTGAAAGAATTCTCAATGCATATTATTTCTGGTGGAATTGATGGATTTTACTGGTTTAATTTTCTATAAAGAGATGCTATGAACATACTACTTGTATAATTAAAtttccatttagaaaaagaaaaggaaagaaaggaactgGGATGTTTTCATAGAGCGCATGGGCAGGGCACAGTCTCTGAAAGGTACAACAGCCGAGGCATGTCCGCCCGCTGAAGGGATTATCCAGTGTGAAATCAGTTCAGCACCTGTCCTGGGCACCCAGCTCTGTCAGTGCTCCAGGCGCTAGTGGGCTGGGATGCAGGAGGCCTGGGTGCCCTCCCAACTCTGCCACAAAGAACAAGTCATCTCGCCTCCTGGGCCCATGGTTCTGACATCCGTAAAATGAGGGGGTGGACCCACGGGATCAGAAGACTTCCTTCTAGCCCTTCTAGTTTAGGATTCTGAGCAGAATCAGAGTAGGGAGGCAGGGTAGTTCTATCTAGAAGCCAGAAGGAGACGGACTGGAGCCTAGGTAGGGAAGAACTCTGCCTCCCCAGGATtcaaaaaaggacaaaagacaaatgctggGCCCAGCCCTCGTCCGCCAGTAGAAGCCGTGTggtggtaaatgtttaacagtgCCCCTCTGGGGTAGGGAACCTGTGAACTGTAGCATTTTCTGATTTGTGTGGTTGTAAATACTCCCACAGGGCAGAAACCAGCCGTTCCTCTTTTCCATCGTTGTGTCCCATTACTTAGCTGGTACCTGGACACGCAACAAATAGTTGTTAAATGATAAGGAGTGGAGCTTACCAGGGCAGTACGGCCTAGGGCCCCCGAAACGTCGATTTTATAATTATGGATAGAACTGCCAGGGAACAAAGCTTTGGCTGGGCCATCTAGTATGCAGTGGATGCCTTATGTGCTAGGAGACACTGGGAGCTGGGGCGGAGATACTGAAAAGTGGTCTAAGGTCGAAAGAAATGCCCAGAGGTGCTCAGACTCCATGTCCCCCAGACAGGAGTCCCAGGAGGGCAAATCACAGAACTGGGATATGAGCGCCCAGACCCTTAATACCTGGCTCACCCCACTGCCCTGCCCAGTTGGCCTCTCAAAGCCTTGCTGGAGAGGAGGGTCTAAAGTGCTGGGAGGCTGGGCGGCTGGAGGAAGAAGGATGGAGTGGAGGACACAGAGGGCTAGGAAAACGAAGAATTTGATAAGGCTGGGGAATGCGGCTTCTGATGTCTATGTAATAGAACAGAACTTCCTTCTAAGGAAAGATCTTGGAGAGAGCTTAGTTCTACTGAGGACTTGGTTATAGATTTTAAAAGGGCCAAGACTGATTTGGGGATTAGGGGCTGAAGAGAGGAAGTATCTGTCTGACAGGTTTCTGAAAGGTGGTTTGtggcagaaggagggaggaggaccaGGACGCTCAGTGCTCCAACTGCTTCGTGGGAAGGACCACTAAGAATCAGAATACCcagagggagggtacagctccgtGGTAcagcacacacttagcatgcacaaggtgctgggttcaatccccagaacctccattagttaaaaaataataaataaatacaaacctaTTTACCTCTgctcccccccccaaaagaatcaGAATATCCAAAACACAATTCTAACATATCCTTATGAGATCTAAAGCTTCAGTAAAGGTTCTGCCACACTTGACAACCTTCTGGTTTGGAGGAAAATTCAAGAAAGCCCTGTGTCCAGGGCAGAGGTACGGGAATACCCAAGAGCAGAGAGGCAGGAGCAAGACTGCAGCTGAAAGAGGAATCAGAAGCAGAGGCCGCCATAACACCCGAGCCACTGGAATCCGGGCAGGCCCCCAGCGCCGCCTCTTCCCACACTGCCCGGGGCATGCCTGGACTGGAAGGTGTGGGATGTCTTGGGTAGGTATCAAGGGGCAGGGGGACCCCAGCTGACATCCAGGCTGCTGTCCCTGCTCCAGATTACCCTCTCAAAAGTAATGAAAGTCATCAGAGGTTAAGGGCTTCTGTGAGCCTGCCTCCGAGGATGCAAGAAAGGGAGGGAGCCGTTGAGAAGGGACCATGTATCTCTGTGCCAGCCAGTCGTGAGGAGAATCTGAACCCCAAAAGAGAAAGTGGTGGTGAAGGATTTCGAGGGAGGGGTCAGCAGGCTGCACCCATGGGGCCTGTTGAGAAGAGGAAGAGCTTTGTGGGGAGCCAGCCCAGGACAGGCCAAGCTTCACCAGAAGTTGATGCAAACAGCACAGAAGGCAGATGAAGTCATTCCATTTGTCCAGAGAAAAGTCAGGGCCAGAGACCTGACAGTACTCCAGGAGAGCCAGGCAGACCCTGCTCCTGCTCTCCCCACCGCCCCTCGGCCTGGCCAGAACAGTGATGGGTAGAGAAGGGGGTGGGGCTTGGCCCAGAGAACAGAGGCCTCATGTGGGGGATCCCAGGCTGTTAGATCTCAGCATCCTTAATTCCCCCTTTGGCAAGTTTCTCCCCAAAGATCCCCAACTCCTCATCATTCTTCCAGGGTCTCATCCATCCCCGCAGGGCCCCACCTCTCCACGCCTGCCTTGAAGCTAAAGACTAACAGTGGAGATATTGACCATAATCTGGGAAAGGGGTCAGGACTGCTGGTGACAGCAACACCCTCAGATCCCACCAGGAACACTCTAAGACGGGAGTTCAGGCACCTGGCGGATGTCGCAAAAAAGGATGGTTTTGCACAAGTAACTCTTCAGATCACACCCTTGTGCGGCTTCCCACTTGAGACGACCCTcctgcagagaggagaggaggttgGGGAAAGGCAGGAGGATGGAAAAAGTGAAGAGAAAGGAAACCAAAGAGTGAGATAGAGAACAGATCTAACAGATGAGCACACGGGGGTGTGAGATTTTATGAGCAGTGTGGAAACAGCAGCAAAGCCCCTGAATCAGAAATGGTCCGGAGAGACAAGCCAGTCTTTGGGGAAAGAGGAGCAGAGGGCCGTATGACCCATGTGTTCCTGGGACTCAAAGAGGGGAAAGTCAATTGCCAACATCCCCGAATCTGTCTTCCCAGGAGAACCGCAGAAATAGGGAAGCAGTGACCCATAGGATCGACCTTTAATCCCAAGTGCCCgaggcaggagaggagatggCCACCAGTGGCCAACactgctgggggtgggaagggaggacaAAGGTGGCAGTAGGGCGAAGGAGGCCAGTTGGGAGGGGATGACCCCATATCACAGGCTGGCAGGAAGGCTAAGTGATTGTGTATGAACTCCGGGCCTTCGTCTGACAGAGAAGGACACAGGTTTAAGTCCCTTGTTTGCAATTCTGAACAAGCCCATAGCAAACTATTTTGGCCATAAAACCAGACGTCAGCGAATGCCAGGCTGGTTCTAGTTATTACTCTCCCCACTAAAATATTCAGTAGTTTTGCTGCCTGGCGCTGAGTGCCGCCCCAGCCCTGTGAGGGTGCCTTGTGGTGCTAGTTTCTTCCCCCAAATCTGAACAATTCTGAATTTATCTGATGCCAAGTGTTTCAGATAAAAACAGGCAGGCCTGTCCTCAGTTCTGGTTCCCCTTTCTTCTCTAAACTGCCCACTTCTGTGTAAGAAGTGATGGGGGGAGAGCAGTGGGGACACGCAGGTCAGCCCGCCGGCTGTGAACGGTGGTAACGCGGGCATCGCTGTGTACAGATGCGTGAACAGGAGAGGCGGGTGTCTGTGCACAACCAACATTTTGTAAAGGCGGTATGCATAGACGGGTTAAAGTCTTCACGAgcggaagagagacagagaccacAGCTGGCGTGTTGGGGGCGTCTCTGAAGAGCAGCTTGTCTCTGACAGAGTCTGCCCTTTAACATTCTCCCAGCACCCAGCGCacggaaaagggggaggggaggggtggctgcCTGAGCGCAAAACAGTCACAGTAGAGCTTCAACTGCATCGAAGGTCAGCCTGCCACCCGACGGGGCAGGGGGCCACCCCGAGGGGAGAAGACCTTCCCGGGAGGTGCAGAGAAGCGGCACCGGCGCCCAGTGGGGGAGGTGCCAGCTCTGCCAAGGCCCGCGGTCAGCACCCGGGGCGCAGGAAGAGCTGCCAGGGCAGGAGCCATGGCCCTGCCACCTGCCTGCTGGCTGTGGGTTCTGGGGACCCTGGCAGGGCTCTCAGCTACCCCAGCCCCCAACAGCTGTCCAGAGAAGCACTACCGGGCTCCCAAAGAACTGTGCTGCCGGATGTGTGAGCCAGGTAGGAGCTGGCCTTGCCAGGGGCCAGCTGCGTGTGCAGGGAGAGGACCAGGCTAGGCgggaaggggagcagagaggactcctgcagaggccaggaggcagccccTTGCAGAGGTGGGGGGGAGTGGCCTTCACTGGGCCTTGACCCTCGACCTCTGCTCGCAGGAATGTTCCTGGTGAAGCACTGCGACCAGGAAGGGAAGGCTGCTCAGTGTGGTCGCTGTACACTGGGGGTATCCTTCTCGCCAGACCATCACACCCGGCCCCACTGTGAGAGCTGCCGGCACTGTAACTCTGGTGAGATGGGCAAGCGTCTGGGGGTGCAAGGTGGGGATTGGGGTGTGGAGAAgcaaagaggagggggagggggagccttGGTGGCTTCAAGGCTCTGGCAAATGGAGCCCATGGTGGGAAATGGGGCGCCCTGGGCAGGGCATGTGGATGTGATGGGGAGAGCTGGGGTGAAGTGTCTCAGGGAAGGGGCCAAGCAGAGTTTGAGGGACTGCTGAGAGGGGGTCTATGGCTGGGTTCAAGGCAATGCAAGGGAGGAAGTGGCCCCAGGACCTTAGATTTCAGACGAGCAACAGCCCACTGATGAACTGGCTGTATTCGTGGACTGCATGCTTGTCTGGAACTTGGCACACATCTCTTAGGGACCTAACGATACCAGCCAGTGGGTAACAGCCCTTTTTGCCCAAAAGCCAATTTAGGAAAATGAATGTGTATGTCGCTTGTGTTTTTATCTATTctgtaatttcatctttttaaaaattaggacatGAACTGTCTGTGGCTGTGTTATGAATACTTtcattatttctccattttagCCAGAATTTCAGAAACTATGTATGTACCAGCGTACCTAGGTTGGCAGATTTAAAGTGGCCCCCTGGAACAGGTGTTCTCCAGCGGAGAACTTTTGAGGACTGTTTAGCTGAACTGTGACCCTACTTGCCTGCAAGTGCCCTGGGTCTGACTAGGCCTTTTAATACTGGCCCACATCCGGGTGCTGCTGCCTTGCCCAGAATCACCCCTTCTGAACCACAAGGACGGGTGAGCCCTGCCCTCGCAGTGCCCCGCACGTCCACCTCCACCAGGATGCCTGGTTGGCAGCCACCTAGCACCTGATCTCGACACACGAATAAAATTTAGATTTCAAAGGCAAAGGATGTCAGTAATCAACTTTACTCTCTAGTAAAGTTAAAACCCTGTCAGGGACCACAGCAGCACTACTCCTAATTGCTAACAGCCGGAAACTACCCAAATGCACAGTAACAGTAGAAGGGGCGAATgaactgtggtatattcacacagtggaatactacacagcagtgAGAATGACTGACAATCACACTCAGCAACATGGATTAATCTCACAAAGAGTTGAGTAAAAGCAGCCGGGCACAAATGAGTTCATACACTTGATTCCCTGTAGGTGGTTCCAAAATTGGCAAAACCAACTCATGGTGTTAGACTAATGGCTATTCTTGGCGGGGAGGGCGTTAGTGACTAGCAAGGAACACTACCGGTCACCTTGTTTCTTGATCTGGTGCTGGTTACACCCATGAGTCCCATTTGTCCCAGTTCTCAAGCTTTTACACTTGTGACGCGTGTACTTCAATAAGAAGCTATAAAGGCATCGGTGAGTAAGAGAGAAAATCAGATAAGCTGTTTCTACTTCTGAACCACAAATTTTCTAAAAGGTCCAACTTTGTCTTGAATGACAATAACACAAATGGCAAAGGCACTGGTGGcagtgagggaggggcaggtctatgtgggggtggggaggcgggattgggagggcagcccctccctggaggtggGCCTGGGACATGGCTGGGGAGAGGAGTAACCTCgtctgctccccccgccccctctgTCTCCAGGTCTTCTCATTCGAAACTGCACCCTTACCTCCAATACTGAGTGTGCCTGCCCTGAGGGCTGGCAGTGCAGGGACAAGGAGTGTACAGAGTGTGACCGTCCACACCAGGCCCCAGGCCCACACCCACAACCCTTCCAGTCACCTGACGCTGAAGGTAAGTTCCAGATAACCCTTTGTCTGGTCATTTGGGGTAAGGGTCACACCCCAACTAGCGCACCCTCCCCTTCCATGCCCAGCCCATTCAGCCGGTCTCTGCCTTCCCATCTCATCTAGGGCCTCTCAGGCCTTCAGCCTGGCCTTGTGTCCTCTGGGGCCCCGGCTGCTGCTCATCTTGTCTCTGTTTTTCCAGAGATGCCAGAGGCCAGGACAGCCAGGCACACGCGGACCCTGGCTGGCTCCATGCTGcagcctgcccccaccctctCGACCCACTGGCCACCCCAGGAGAGAATGCACACAGAAGAGTCCAGGAGGGAAGCCAGTCAGAagggtcctgggaggaggggtAAGAAGAGGGAGAAGCAGAGTCCAGGGATTAGGAAAGGACTTGGGCCAacgctgggggtgggagaggcaggtgggggatAGAAGAGAGGCAGGGGTGACAGGAGGGCTGGGATGAGGGGAGTCAAGGGCTTGGCCCTCCCCAAAACCCCCTGTGGCCCCTGCCCATCACAGCCCAAAAGTCCCTGTGCAGCTCGGAATGCATCCGCATCTTTGTGATCCTCTCTGGAATGTTCATTGCTTTCACCATAGTCGGAGCCCTGTTCCTCCATCAACAAAGAAAATACGGATTAAGTAAGAGACAAAATATAGGTCTCCAGGCCTGTTcctgcaccccacccctccccaccacctgggCCCTGCCACCCGACCTGGAAGCTCATCGAACTTCTCCAGCTCCACCTTTTCCACCctattccctcccttcctctcttctcagcTGGGCCCTCCTGACAGCCCTCCCCCAAGCTACCCGCCTTTGGTCACCCTGTCTCCCGTCTCCCTTCGCCCCTTCCCCACCGCCGGCCAAGCCTCATCCCATTCTCCCTCCGCAGACGCGGGAGAAAGTCCAGCGGCGCCTGCAGAGCCTTGTCCATACAGCTGCCCCAGGGAGGAAGAGGGCGGCGCCATCCCCATTCAGGAGGATTACCGAAAACCTGAGCCGGCTTGCTACCTCTGAGCCGGTGCTCGGCGGAGGCCTGCAATCAAGTCCTAgcctccatcccaccccaccgGCCATCCAGGGGGATAGAGAGCTGGCACCCCCAACTTCAGCACCATCCTCTCATCAGGACCCTTTCCTGTGTACAGACGGGAGACTATCCTGTGTGCCTTTTCGAGACTGGCAGTGGCGAGGACAAAAGGGAATGAGGTGGAGGGCGGGAAGCAGGAGCCGGGTGTGTCCTCGCCCAGCCAGCTTCACCCCTTTGCTGCAAGAGGGCTGGGGCTCCAGGTTAGAAAGCACACTTCTGCCCACGAACGGCCCACGTACTATACCGCTGATCTGGAAACCTGGCGAAATAAAGTGACAGATTGCAGCACCTGCAGCTCTCCAGCTCAGAAATTGCAGTCTCCCAACGCAGGCCACGCCCAGCCCCGTTGGCCACCCGGGGCCTGGGGGCGGAGCCTTCTCCGGCGCAGAAGTGCCGGGGCCAGCGCGCGAAGCGGGGAGGCGTGGGTTGGTGGAGGGAGTAGGTAGGGCACCCACCGAAAGTTGGGGTGGGTCCCGGCCACTGGGGAGCCTTCGTCTGGCGTCAGCCTCCCTTTCTTCGCCCCGCCTCCCTTCCCGTACTTCCATCTCCACTTTCTTGGGGGCTGGTTGGGGGCAAAAGGGTGCATGCAGTGAAGTCAGGTCCTGAAACCaccaggggatttttt
It encodes:
- the CD27 gene encoding CD27 antigen isoform X3, with translation MALPPACWLWVLGTLAGLSATPAPNSCPEKHYRAPKELCCRMCEPGMFLVKHCDQEGKAAQCGRCTLGVSFSPDHHTRPHCESCRHCNSGLLIRNCTLTSNTECACPEGWQCRDKECTECDRPHQAPGPHPQPFQSPDAEEMPEARTARHTRTLAGSMLQPAPTLSTHWPPQERMHTEESRREASQKGPGRRDAGESPAAPAEPCPYSCPREEEGGAIPIQEDYRKPEPACYL
- the CD27 gene encoding CD27 antigen isoform X1, encoding MALPPACWLWVLGTLAGLSATPAPNSCPEKHYRAPKELCCRMCEPGMFLVKHCDQEGKAAQCGRCTLGVSFSPDHHTRPHCESCRHCNSGLLIRNCTLTSNTECACPEGWQCRDKECTECDRPHQAPGPHPQPFQSPDAEEMPEARTARHTRTLAGSMLQPAPTLSTHWPPQERMHTEESRREASQKGPGRRAQKSLCSSECIRIFVILSGMFIAFTIVGALFLHQQRKYGLNAGESPAAPAEPCPYSCPREEEGGAIPIQEDYRKPEPACYL
- the CD27 gene encoding CD27 antigen isoform X2, whose protein sequence is MALPPACWLWVLGTLAGLSATPAPNSCPEKHYRAPKELCCRMCEPGMFLVKHCDQEGKAAQCGRCTLGVSFSPDHHTRPHCESCRHCNSGLLIRNCTLTSNTECACPEGWQCRDKECTECDRPHQAPGPHPQPFQSPDAEEMPEARTARHTRTLAGSMLQPAPTLSTHWPPQERMHTEESRREASQKGPGRRVGALFLHQQRKYGLNAGESPAAPAEPCPYSCPREEEGGAIPIQEDYRKPEPACYL